A single window of Sphingobacterium sp. ML3W DNA harbors:
- a CDS encoding alpha-L-arabinofuranosidase C-terminal domain-containing protein produces the protein MKKIELLLAAMLTGSTPLFAQTPVSFKVDLDQSAGMMSQEMWGVFFEDINMGADGGIYAELVKNRSFEFNEPWMGWKKLTKEPEGTFLIVNNSKRKGNPRSLKIHNPKGLQLGVQNEGFRGMGIKKGEQYEFSLLFKDATAGMRIRVELLNEQDNVIGSSELTLSSGSDWQSGSAKFTASETVAKGKLNVWIEGAGDAEVDMISLFPKETWKSRPKGLRKDMVQLLADMKPGFIRFPGGCIVEGRDLASRFQWKKTVGPIEERELIINRWNTEFKHRPAPDYFQTFGLGFYEYFLMAEDIDAKAVPILNCGMACQFNTAELVPMDELDTYIQDALDLIEFANGDVTTIWGKLRADMGHPAPFNMEMLGVGNENWGPQYVERLAAFKKILNEKHPEIAIIASSGTDPDGERFAYLDEQLRDMNIDIIDEHYYRPPGWFLSSASRYDDYDRKGPKIFAGEYASHTTRPNGPGRSTWEAALSEAAFLTGLERNADVVQMASYAPLFGHVDGWQWTPDLIWVDNLNAYGTPSYQVQKLYSTNTGTDIIPIKWNGAAVAGKDSLFASSVYDSATKELIIKFVNYNSKPVQVNFDINSKKKLKQAAVKTTLASADLSISTSFEEPLKIQPKVEQVNYKGKKIAETFAPYSLTVIKLGVQ, from the coding sequence ATGAAAAAAATCGAGCTATTACTAGCAGCTATGCTTACGGGATCTACGCCTTTATTTGCACAGACCCCTGTAAGTTTTAAAGTGGACCTTGACCAATCAGCTGGAATGATGTCGCAAGAAATGTGGGGTGTATTCTTTGAAGATATTAATATGGGTGCCGATGGTGGGATATATGCTGAATTGGTTAAAAACCGATCTTTCGAGTTTAACGAACCTTGGATGGGATGGAAAAAACTGACCAAAGAACCGGAGGGTACTTTTCTGATTGTAAATAACAGTAAACGAAAAGGAAATCCGCGGTCATTGAAGATTCATAATCCAAAGGGTCTACAACTTGGTGTGCAAAATGAAGGGTTTCGTGGTATGGGAATCAAGAAAGGGGAGCAGTATGAATTTTCGCTGCTTTTTAAAGATGCTACTGCTGGAATGCGCATTCGTGTCGAATTGTTGAATGAACAGGATAACGTGATTGGATCAAGTGAATTAACATTGTCTAGTGGAAGTGATTGGCAAAGTGGCTCGGCAAAGTTTACGGCCTCAGAGACCGTTGCTAAAGGTAAGTTGAATGTCTGGATCGAAGGAGCGGGCGATGCGGAAGTGGATATGATCTCTCTTTTCCCGAAGGAGACTTGGAAAAGTAGACCTAAAGGCCTGCGTAAGGATATGGTCCAGCTATTGGCAGATATGAAACCTGGATTCATTCGTTTTCCAGGAGGTTGTATTGTGGAAGGCAGGGATCTAGCGAGTCGTTTCCAATGGAAAAAAACAGTAGGTCCGATCGAGGAACGTGAATTGATCATCAACCGTTGGAATACGGAATTTAAGCACAGACCGGCACCTGATTATTTTCAAACTTTTGGATTGGGATTTTATGAATATTTCTTAATGGCTGAAGATATTGATGCTAAGGCAGTACCCATCTTAAATTGTGGGATGGCCTGCCAGTTCAATACGGCAGAACTTGTTCCGATGGATGAGTTGGATACGTATATTCAGGATGCCTTGGATCTGATTGAATTTGCCAATGGCGATGTGACGACGATCTGGGGTAAACTTCGTGCTGACATGGGGCATCCGGCTCCTTTCAATATGGAAATGCTAGGTGTGGGTAATGAAAATTGGGGTCCTCAGTATGTAGAACGTTTAGCTGCGTTTAAAAAGATTTTAAATGAAAAACATCCAGAGATCGCCATTATTGCAAGTTCAGGGACTGATCCCGATGGAGAACGTTTTGCCTACTTGGATGAGCAGCTGCGTGATATGAACATCGATATCATTGATGAGCATTATTACCGACCACCGGGGTGGTTTTTGTCAAGTGCTTCCCGCTATGATGATTATGACCGTAAGGGTCCAAAAATATTTGCTGGAGAATATGCTTCACATACGACCAGACCTAATGGTCCTGGCCGTAGTACTTGGGAGGCAGCGTTGTCGGAGGCCGCTTTTCTAACGGGCCTAGAGCGTAATGCCGATGTGGTACAAATGGCCTCTTATGCACCTTTGTTTGGTCATGTCGACGGTTGGCAATGGACTCCAGATTTGATCTGGGTGGATAATTTAAATGCATATGGAACACCTAGTTATCAAGTGCAAAAATTGTATTCAACCAATACGGGTACGGATATCATACCTATTAAATGGAATGGAGCTGCTGTAGCAGGTAAAGATAGTTTATTCGCATCGTCTGTTTATGACAGTGCTACGAAGGAACTGATCATTAAATTTGTGAATTATAATAGTAAACCGGTACAGGTTAATTTTGATATCAACTCGAAGAAAAAACTGAAACAAGCCGCTGTGAAAACGACATTGGCAAGTGCAGACTTGAGTATATCGACAAGTTTTGAAGAACCATTGAAAATACAGCCCAAAGTGGAACAAGTTAACTATAAAGGGAAAAAGATAGCAGAAACGTTTGCACCTTACTCCTTAACGGTCATCAAGCTGGGCGTTCAATAA
- a CDS encoding RagB/SusD family nutrient uptake outer membrane protein has translation MKKLYTCLALFVCLGFGGCKHDEWFDRDSKSMITDDQLWNDPKLLTSLLANYYNRLPTLHGVFNTGGMSELDDAMWSGHRDQNWRNDFQFGDDYGRYWDYGLIRDINLSLENVETLSIKLTEATKKQYLAELRFIRALVYFEMVKRMGGVPLVTTQLIYDFSGDPTPLQVPRAKEHEVYDFIYQEMEAIKEDLAGNSTSKTRANKYTVLALESRAMLYAASLAKYNGLMAEPIVTAGGEVGIPATMANDYYRKSLAASKELMSGPYRLFNENPDKGNNFYEMLNKKTGSEVIFAKDFAVGLKIHRFTYDNIVKSLTEDNESSSTISPSLSLVESFDYLDGRKGTLQDRDANGNYITYTGIDDIFKNKDARLYGTVVYPGSSFRNSGVSIQAGVATWQNGTYQLATAPELGQQLGNQLGEANAGGLWTGFDGPKDDAQDVSNTGFYIRKFVSDAPAASARGTSAANWWPWFRIGEVYLNAAEATFELGQTGEATQYINTLRERAGFPANSISTLSMDIIRNERRVELAFEDHRFFDLKRWRLAHTVWNGSENDPNAVVCGLYGYRVVRPGHVDHGKFIYARMKPSRFRKARFFRLANYYSSIEQRVLDNNPKIVRNPLQ, from the coding sequence ATGAAAAAGCTATATACATGTTTGGCTCTGTTTGTATGCCTTGGATTTGGAGGCTGTAAACACGACGAATGGTTTGATCGGGATTCCAAAAGTATGATCACGGATGATCAGCTTTGGAACGATCCAAAATTGCTGACTTCACTATTGGCAAATTATTATAACCGCTTACCAACTCTTCATGGTGTTTTTAACACGGGTGGTATGAGTGAGCTGGATGATGCGATGTGGTCCGGGCACCGTGATCAGAATTGGCGTAATGATTTTCAATTTGGTGATGACTACGGCCGTTATTGGGATTATGGATTAATTCGTGATATCAACCTTTCATTAGAAAACGTAGAAACATTAAGTATCAAGTTAACTGAAGCAACAAAGAAGCAATATCTGGCGGAACTTCGATTTATTCGGGCACTGGTTTATTTTGAAATGGTAAAACGTATGGGAGGAGTTCCTTTGGTGACGACGCAACTCATCTATGATTTTAGCGGTGATCCAACGCCGCTTCAGGTACCTCGGGCTAAAGAGCATGAGGTTTACGATTTTATATACCAGGAAATGGAAGCAATAAAAGAGGATCTTGCGGGTAATAGTACGAGTAAAACCCGAGCCAATAAATATACGGTTCTTGCTTTGGAAAGTAGAGCAATGTTGTATGCGGCATCCTTAGCTAAATACAATGGTTTGATGGCAGAACCAATCGTTACTGCTGGTGGTGAAGTAGGAATACCTGCAACTATGGCGAATGATTATTATCGTAAATCATTAGCAGCTTCTAAAGAGCTGATGAGTGGTCCTTATCGTTTGTTCAATGAAAATCCGGATAAGGGCAATAATTTCTACGAAATGTTGAACAAAAAAACAGGATCTGAAGTAATTTTTGCAAAGGATTTTGCAGTTGGTCTTAAAATCCATCGCTTTACCTATGATAATATTGTCAAAAGCCTGACAGAAGACAATGAGTCCTCATCCACCATTTCTCCTTCGCTCAGTTTGGTGGAGAGTTTCGATTATCTTGATGGACGGAAAGGGACGCTTCAAGATCGTGATGCGAATGGAAATTACATAACTTATACTGGTATTGATGATATTTTTAAGAACAAGGATGCCCGTCTATATGGTACTGTGGTTTATCCAGGAAGTTCTTTCCGAAATAGTGGCGTGAGCATACAGGCAGGTGTTGCGACATGGCAAAACGGAACGTACCAACTTGCAACAGCTCCAGAATTGGGCCAGCAATTAGGAAATCAACTTGGGGAAGCAAATGCAGGTGGATTGTGGACTGGTTTTGATGGTCCGAAGGATGATGCACAGGATGTGAGCAATACGGGTTTCTATATCCGCAAATTTGTGAGTGATGCTCCTGCTGCTAGTGCCAGAGGGACATCTGCGGCAAATTGGTGGCCTTGGTTCCGTATTGGCGAAGTTTACCTAAATGCTGCTGAAGCTACATTTGAGCTTGGACAAACCGGTGAAGCTACTCAATACATCAATACTTTACGTGAGCGTGCTGGATTTCCGGCCAATAGTATCAGCACATTAAGCATGGATATCATTCGTAATGAACGTAGGGTAGAACTTGCTTTTGAAGATCACCGCTTTTTCGACTTGAAACGATGGCGTTTAGCGCATACGGTATGGAATGGATCTGAAAATGACCCCAATGCTGTGGTATGCGGTCTGTATGGTTATCGTGTGGTACGTCCAGGACATGTGGACCATGGTAAATTTATCTATGCACGCATGAAACCTAGTCGTTTCCGCAAAGCTCGTTTTTTCCGTTTAGCAAATTATTATTCTTCTATTGAGCAAAGGGTGCTGGACAATAATCCAAAAATTGTTAGAAATCCATTGCAATAA
- a CDS encoding alpha-L-arabinofuranosidase C-terminal domain-containing protein: protein MKKQLIYTCLLFFFLIRHTSLYANEPDSAYIFAYSSGKNDHHNGLHFAWSLDKKKWNSIGAEASFLRSDYGRWGSEKKMIDPFLFLSPTGTWHCVWSLNKEDGAFAHSASRDLIQWESQSYPLVSAGGNCLSPVIDYNKTTGTYQVVWKTDRSVQGYYAVETKDFKTFSAAKKVTDVQNNKVEVRLVDGIYTGTVHKVAWQTLENLLKKQQLDAYKAKLNSERMADDSYRFADLPALKGKLKLDEHIAERKISDLLIGAFFEDINYAADGGLYAELIQNRGFEYSSMDRKEWNSLTAWSTTNSETILAIDTLSPIHKNNRHYVSMHAKNGAGIVNEGFGGISIQKGEHYKFSVYARTKSGQFGQLIIRLVDGKGITIGETKTKKIAKKWEQYKLEMVGNATVPDARLVIAYSTDGVIDMDMVSLFPKNTFRNRDNGLRADLATTIADMKPRFVRFPGGCVAHGDGIDNIYHWKNTIGPLEQRKPQRNLWGYHQSFGLGYFEYFQFCEDLGAEPVPVVAAGVPCQNSGHHGHELGGQQCGIPMEDMGDYIQDILDLIEYANGDSKTFWGKKRAEAGHAAPFNLKYIGIGNEDLITDIFKERFTMIYQAVKEKYPDVEVIGTAGPFYEGSDYVEGWELATKLEVPLIDEHYYNPPGWFIHNQDFYDRYDRKKAKVYLGEYAAHLSDRASTIETALAEALHLCNVERNADIVTMTSYAPLLAKEGNTQWSPDLIYFDNTTVKPTVGYYIQQAFGQHAGHTYLFSDLQLSNQDEAVRKRVGKSIVRDAKSGDIIVKLVNLLPVAIDLELDLSAIGITGQEVHATVISGAPADRTAKPVRTTLQLENCKLSPYSFTVFRIPAQK from the coding sequence ATGAAAAAACAGCTTATTTATACATGTTTATTGTTTTTCTTTCTGATACGACATACATCGTTGTATGCTAATGAACCAGATTCGGCTTATATTTTTGCCTATAGCTCGGGAAAGAATGACCACCATAATGGCTTGCATTTTGCATGGAGCCTGGACAAGAAGAAATGGAATAGCATTGGCGCTGAAGCGAGTTTCTTACGGTCTGATTATGGTCGATGGGGATCGGAAAAAAAGATGATTGATCCTTTCTTGTTTTTATCTCCAACGGGAACTTGGCATTGTGTCTGGAGTTTGAATAAAGAAGATGGTGCTTTTGCACACAGTGCATCGCGCGATTTGATTCAATGGGAAAGCCAGTCCTATCCTTTGGTATCTGCAGGAGGCAATTGCCTCAGTCCTGTAATAGATTACAACAAAACGACTGGTACTTACCAAGTCGTCTGGAAGACGGATCGGAGTGTGCAAGGATATTATGCTGTAGAAACAAAGGATTTTAAAACATTTTCTGCAGCTAAGAAAGTGACGGATGTGCAAAACAATAAAGTAGAGGTACGTCTAGTAGATGGAATCTATACGGGGACGGTTCATAAAGTTGCTTGGCAAACACTTGAAAATCTGCTTAAAAAACAGCAATTGGATGCTTATAAAGCAAAGTTGAACAGTGAGCGAATGGCGGATGATAGCTATCGCTTTGCTGATTTACCTGCTCTGAAAGGAAAACTAAAATTAGATGAACATATTGCTGAACGGAAGATTAGTGATCTGCTTATTGGAGCATTTTTTGAAGATATCAATTATGCAGCTGATGGTGGATTATATGCAGAATTGATCCAGAATAGGGGATTTGAATACTCTTCTATGGACCGAAAAGAATGGAACAGTTTGACTGCCTGGAGTACCACGAATAGTGAAACGATTCTTGCGATTGATACGCTATCTCCAATTCACAAAAATAACCGCCACTATGTGAGCATGCATGCTAAAAATGGGGCTGGGATTGTTAATGAAGGATTTGGTGGTATTTCTATCCAGAAAGGCGAACACTATAAATTTTCGGTATATGCTCGAACAAAATCTGGGCAATTTGGGCAATTGATAATTCGGTTGGTAGATGGGAAGGGGATTACTATTGGTGAAACGAAAACAAAAAAAATAGCTAAAAAATGGGAACAGTACAAATTGGAAATGGTCGGAAATGCAACCGTTCCAGATGCTCGATTGGTGATTGCTTACTCAACCGATGGCGTAATCGATATGGACATGGTCTCGTTATTTCCAAAAAATACTTTCCGAAATAGAGATAACGGACTGAGAGCAGATCTTGCTACCACTATTGCTGATATGAAGCCTCGTTTTGTTCGTTTTCCAGGTGGTTGTGTAGCTCATGGTGATGGTATAGATAATATCTATCATTGGAAAAATACGATCGGACCATTGGAGCAACGAAAGCCACAGCGTAATCTTTGGGGATATCATCAGTCATTTGGCTTAGGATATTTTGAATATTTCCAATTTTGTGAAGATTTAGGTGCAGAACCTGTACCTGTTGTGGCGGCAGGTGTACCATGCCAAAATTCGGGACATCATGGTCACGAACTTGGTGGACAGCAGTGTGGTATTCCTATGGAAGATATGGGCGATTATATTCAAGATATTTTGGATTTAATTGAATATGCCAATGGAGATAGTAAAACTTTTTGGGGTAAGAAACGTGCTGAAGCGGGACATGCTGCTCCTTTTAACTTGAAATATATAGGTATTGGTAATGAAGATTTGATTACTGATATATTCAAAGAACGCTTTACTATGATCTATCAAGCTGTAAAAGAGAAATATCCTGATGTTGAGGTTATTGGTACAGCGGGGCCTTTTTACGAAGGATCGGATTATGTGGAAGGGTGGGAGTTGGCAACAAAATTGGAGGTTCCTTTAATTGATGAGCATTACTACAATCCTCCAGGATGGTTTATCCATAATCAGGACTTTTACGATCGTTATGACCGCAAGAAGGCTAAGGTATATCTTGGAGAGTATGCTGCGCATCTTTCTGATCGTGCCAGTACAATTGAAACAGCATTGGCCGAGGCACTGCACTTGTGTAACGTGGAGCGGAATGCCGATATCGTTACGATGACTTCTTATGCACCTCTACTAGCAAAAGAAGGTAATACGCAGTGGTCTCCTGATCTGATCTATTTCGATAATACAACGGTGAAACCTACTGTGGGTTATTATATTCAACAAGCATTTGGACAACATGCTGGGCATACCTATCTATTCAGTGATTTACAGTTGTCAAATCAAGATGAAGCGGTTCGTAAACGAGTTGGAAAATCAATCGTCCGCGACGCTAAATCGGGTGATATTATCGTGAAACTGGTGAATTTGTTGCCTGTTGCAATTGACCTTGAACTTGATCTTTCGGCGATTGGTATTACAGGGCAAGAGGTACATGCAACTGTTATATCAGGTGCACCGGCAGACCGAACAGCTAAACCTGTGCGGACTACGCTTCAATTGGAAAATTGCAAATTGTCTCCTTATTCGTTCACCGTTTTTCGCATACCTGCTCAAAAATAA
- a CDS encoding SusC/RagA family TonB-linked outer membrane protein produces the protein MKNKKILFLYVFMWLLPLLTYAQTKITGQVINKDKEPIVGASVLVGGMPNLITSTDHDGRFQLNDGKGFLLITYVGYKTQRVAIGNETKFSVTMETSDQSLEEVVVVGYGTQSKRNITGAVSNIKSEDIVRSSSTTAAGALAGKVQGISVRGKDARPGRGAALEIRNMGNPLYVIDGVAYGGQTGTDWVGTQNGSGADIFNALNLEDIESISILKDAAAAVYGFRASGGVVLITTKKGNKGEKAKININGYQGWQNLTRFPNLANAAQYTLGLVEAAQNEGKDPNAVYTPDELAKWQMGTDPGYKSYDYYDMIIRKNIPQRNISANVTGGSDKSNYFLSIGHLTQDAMIKDFNYKRTNLQANMEAQVLEGLTVGTQISGRHEGTQDVGLPGGDGYFSSILAMFKNRPTVSPYVNDNPDYPTHTNDFAYNPAVFDRDIAGYKDNRYLAGNVNLFASYKTKFGLSAKGTVSYNYTNNKFDGFQYTYDVYRFEDNEYKATGGSRSGWRYDTNRDIVSRFAQFLVDYNKQIGDHSFSGTLGYERSDWERTMKTLGANPSNNYIPLLRLSELNELGDNWDYQARAGYIGRLNYNYKGKYLLELLGRYDGSYLYYNDRRWGFFPGASLGWRISDENFFKPLKSVVNDLKIRASIGQTGLEEGVGMHGYLAGYNWASGDAVLDGNYVPGLQPRGLPVRKLSWVKNTNYNIGVDVGMLDNKLTMTADAFKIIRTGFPGKKYDVLLPVEIGYDLPNENLGKNGYYGAEGIITYTDKIGELNYVVSANLTYSRFKNLESYKPRFSNSWNEYRSSAEDRWGGAWWGYQVVGRFQSEDEINNHPINNDGANNRTQLPGDFIYKDVNGDGVINGMDERPIGYPTGWAPIMSFGGRIGLNWKGIDMNVDFSGGTVQSWFQDYELRNAFHGGGNSPAYLLEDRWHRVDPYDPNSEWIAGYYPALRNGNSGPNSRNSDFWLTNVRYLRIRNLELGYNFSTGLVKKIKAEKIRIYANASNLFSFDNVKKFQIDPEIEAAAAVVYPQQRVVMVGFNVTF, from the coding sequence ATGAAAAACAAAAAAATTCTTTTTTTATATGTTTTTATGTGGTTATTGCCCTTATTGACATATGCACAAACCAAAATTACGGGGCAGGTAATAAATAAGGACAAAGAGCCGATCGTAGGCGCCAGTGTGCTTGTTGGAGGAATGCCCAATTTAATTACAAGTACAGATCATGATGGTCGTTTCCAATTGAATGATGGAAAAGGCTTCCTACTGATTACCTATGTTGGATACAAAACACAGCGTGTCGCGATCGGTAATGAAACCAAATTTTCTGTTACTATGGAAACGAGTGATCAATCTTTGGAAGAGGTGGTGGTGGTGGGTTACGGAACGCAGTCCAAGCGAAATATTACAGGAGCCGTAAGTAATATTAAATCGGAGGATATTGTGCGTTCTTCTTCAACAACTGCAGCCGGTGCATTAGCGGGTAAGGTACAGGGTATTTCTGTACGTGGTAAAGATGCTCGTCCAGGAAGAGGGGCAGCGCTTGAGATTCGTAATATGGGTAATCCACTTTATGTCATCGATGGAGTAGCTTATGGTGGTCAAACAGGTACGGACTGGGTAGGAACTCAAAATGGTTCTGGTGCGGATATCTTTAATGCCCTGAATCTGGAGGATATTGAAAGTATATCCATCTTGAAGGATGCTGCCGCCGCTGTATATGGATTCAGAGCATCTGGTGGGGTGGTTTTAATCACCACTAAAAAAGGAAATAAAGGTGAAAAGGCAAAAATCAATATCAATGGATATCAGGGATGGCAGAATTTAACACGTTTTCCTAATCTGGCAAATGCCGCACAATATACACTCGGGCTAGTGGAAGCTGCCCAAAATGAGGGAAAAGATCCGAATGCGGTCTACACCCCAGATGAGCTTGCAAAATGGCAAATGGGGACAGATCCTGGATATAAAAGCTATGATTATTACGATATGATTATTCGCAAGAATATTCCGCAACGTAACATCAGTGCCAACGTGACAGGAGGTAGTGATAAGTCTAATTATTTTCTATCGATAGGGCATCTCACTCAAGATGCGATGATTAAGGATTTTAATTATAAAAGAACCAATCTACAGGCCAATATGGAAGCCCAGGTTTTGGAGGGTTTAACAGTAGGTACCCAGATTTCAGGAAGACATGAGGGGACACAAGATGTTGGTTTGCCTGGGGGAGATGGCTACTTTTCATCGATTCTGGCCATGTTCAAAAACAGACCTACGGTGTCACCCTATGTAAATGATAATCCAGATTACCCAACACACACCAATGATTTTGCGTACAATCCCGCTGTTTTTGACCGTGATATTGCAGGTTATAAAGACAATAGATATTTAGCTGGAAATGTAAATTTATTTGCCTCTTATAAAACCAAGTTCGGTCTTTCTGCTAAAGGAACAGTTTCCTACAATTACACGAATAATAAGTTCGATGGATTTCAATATACCTATGATGTATACCGTTTTGAAGATAATGAATATAAAGCTACTGGAGGAAGTCGTTCAGGATGGCGCTATGATACCAATAGGGATATTGTTTCCCGTTTTGCGCAGTTCTTAGTTGATTATAACAAGCAGATCGGTGATCATTCTTTCTCGGGTACACTCGGGTACGAACGTTCCGATTGGGAGAGAACGATGAAGACGCTTGGAGCAAATCCATCCAATAATTATATCCCGCTGTTGCGTCTTTCTGAATTAAATGAGCTTGGGGATAACTGGGATTATCAAGCTCGTGCCGGATATATCGGTCGATTGAACTATAATTATAAAGGGAAATATTTACTTGAATTACTGGGAAGATACGACGGTTCGTATCTGTATTATAATGATCGCCGCTGGGGATTTTTTCCTGGTGCTTCTCTCGGATGGCGGATTTCTGATGAAAACTTCTTTAAACCCCTAAAAAGTGTGGTTAATGACCTGAAGATCCGTGCATCTATCGGGCAGACCGGCCTGGAAGAAGGAGTGGGTATGCATGGCTATCTAGCTGGTTACAACTGGGCTTCGGGCGATGCCGTACTGGACGGGAATTACGTACCTGGTTTACAGCCTCGTGGTTTACCAGTAAGGAAACTTTCTTGGGTGAAAAACACCAACTATAATATTGGCGTCGATGTGGGGATGTTGGACAATAAATTGACCATGACGGCCGATGCCTTTAAGATTATCCGAACTGGATTTCCAGGGAAGAAATACGATGTTCTACTTCCGGTAGAAATTGGATATGACCTTCCTAATGAAAATTTGGGTAAAAATGGATATTACGGTGCTGAAGGGATCATTACCTATACGGATAAGATCGGTGAATTGAACTATGTGGTGAGTGCTAATCTTACTTATTCACGCTTTAAGAATCTCGAGTCTTATAAACCAAGATTCAGTAATTCGTGGAATGAGTACCGGAGTTCGGCCGAAGACCGTTGGGGTGGTGCTTGGTGGGGTTATCAAGTGGTTGGACGATTCCAGTCGGAAGACGAAATTAATAATCATCCGATCAACAATGATGGCGCGAATAATCGTACGCAACTGCCGGGAGATTTTATCTATAAAGATGTTAATGGTGATGGTGTAATCAATGGTATGGACGAACGTCCTATCGGCTACCCAACAGGTTGGGCTCCAATTATGTCATTCGGTGGAAGGATAGGGTTGAACTGGAAAGGTATCGACATGAATGTTGATTTTTCTGGGGGTACGGTACAGTCTTGGTTTCAAGATTACGAACTGCGTAATGCCTTTCACGGAGGCGGTAATTCTCCAGCATATCTATTGGAGGATCGCTGGCATCGTGTCGATCCTTATGATCCAAATAGTGAATGGATTGCAGGTTATTATCCGGCACTAAGAAATGGAAATTCTGGTCCCAATAGTAGAAACAGCGACTTTTGGTTAACCAATGTTCGTTATTTAAGAATCAGAAACCTAGAGCTTGGTTACAACTTTTCTACTGGTTTAGTGAAAAAAATAAAAGCAGAGAAAATCCGCATCTACGCCAATGCGTCCAATCTGTTTTCTTTTGATAACGTGAAAAAATTTCAGATCGATCCAGAGATCGAAGCAGCAGCAGCCGTAGTATATCCGCAACAGCGCGTAGTTATGGTTGGGTTTAATGTTACATTTTAA
- a CDS encoding glycoside hydrolase family 43 protein produces the protein MKKIHIIIRWPLLLVAILMGITAFGQQSIASKPGPVAYLFAYFSDNSPDGEQVRYAISKDGLNYQPLNEGKPVIASDSIALKKGIRDPHIMRSEDGKTFYMVLTDMRSSEGWQSNDGIILMKSTDLIHWEHRAIDFPTRFPDLEGFDQDNLHAVWAPQTIWDNDKQQYMIYYSIGRHDWEYAVGDKKQPYFKIYYSYANADFTDISTPQLLFDFGTAAIDGDIVYDKQKKKYVLFFKDEGLSTINNGLRTRSGVMRALSKNVTGPYRAEYRHLNPDQHKPVEGSSVFKLIDSDEYILMYDCYTEGYYQFCKSSDLSHFTFVQNTPLHGQFTPRHGSVMPITSVELQKLTDKFGIPSGF, from the coding sequence ATGAAAAAGATACACATTATAATCCGATGGCCATTGCTATTGGTGGCAATATTGATGGGAATCACAGCATTCGGACAACAAAGTATAGCTTCAAAACCTGGCCCAGTAGCTTATCTGTTTGCTTATTTTTCTGACAATAGTCCAGACGGCGAGCAGGTCCGTTATGCGATAAGCAAAGATGGTTTAAATTATCAGCCCTTGAATGAGGGGAAACCGGTTATTGCATCTGATAGCATTGCTTTAAAAAAGGGTATTCGCGATCCCCATATCATGCGTTCTGAAGATGGAAAAACGTTCTATATGGTGCTGACGGATATGCGCTCAAGCGAGGGCTGGCAAAGCAATGATGGTATTATCCTGATGAAAAGTACCGATCTAATCCATTGGGAACATCGAGCGATTGATTTTCCAACGCGGTTTCCTGATTTGGAAGGATTTGATCAGGATAATTTACACGCGGTCTGGGCGCCGCAAACCATTTGGGACAATGACAAACAACAATACATGATCTATTATTCTATAGGTAGACATGACTGGGAGTATGCCGTAGGAGATAAAAAACAGCCTTATTTTAAAATCTATTACTCGTATGCGAATGCAGATTTCACGGATATCAGTACGCCTCAACTTTTATTTGATTTTGGAACGGCAGCTATTGATGGTGATATTGTGTATGATAAACAGAAAAAGAAATACGTGTTATTTTTTAAGGATGAGGGCTTATCTACGATCAATAATGGTTTACGGACCAGGAGTGGGGTGATGCGAGCACTAAGTAAAAATGTGACAGGACCCTATCGTGCAGAATACCGTCACCTCAATCCGGATCAACATAAACCTGTTGAGGGTTCCAGTGTGTTCAAGCTGATTGATTCGGATGAGTACATACTAATGTATGACTGTTACACGGAGGGCTATTATCAGTTTTGTAAAAGCTCAGATCTATCGCATTTTACTTTTGTTCAAAATACACCATTGCACGGTCAGTTTACTCCCAGACATGGTTCGGTCATGCCCATAACCAGTGTTGAGTTGCAAAAACTGACTGATAAATTTGGAATTCCTTCTGGGTTTTAA